A stretch of the Jeotgalibacillus haloalkalitolerans genome encodes the following:
- a CDS encoding general stress protein: MKTVLSNRLKYLYTGECFSMILFVPLSFYLNAAFPDLQLYSLFSFWVSFILLEFLLLQGAIYWYAKLKRLKKEQSAITPIKTVRLLHRLKIVNKGLIIAGVFAFGIDFIQHYPNLPAGGLLISFFIYIFAILEFINYFYTQLSYGRIFEIKNLLRNRTLKRSSLSKDFERMKNLH, from the coding sequence GTGAAGACGGTACTGAGCAACAGATTAAAATACTTGTACACCGGTGAATGTTTTTCAATGATTCTCTTTGTGCCGCTTAGTTTTTATTTAAATGCTGCATTTCCTGATCTGCAATTGTATTCACTATTTTCATTCTGGGTCTCTTTTATTCTTTTGGAATTTCTCTTATTACAGGGAGCGATCTATTGGTATGCAAAACTAAAGAGGTTAAAAAAAGAACAGTCAGCAATCACCCCGATTAAAACTGTTCGCCTGTTACATCGCCTGAAAATCGTCAATAAAGGGCTTATAATCGCAGGTGTTTTTGCATTTGGTATTGATTTTATTCAGCATTACCCAAATCTTCCTGCAGGCGGTTTATTAATTTCCTTTTTCATTTATATCTTTGCCATTTTAGAGTTTATTAACTACTTTTATACTCAACTATCATATGGCCGTATATTTGAAATTAAAAACCTGTTAAGGAATAGAACGCTGAAGAGATCCAGTTTGAGTAAGGATTTTGAGCGGATGAAAAATTTGCATTAA
- a CDS encoding mannitol-1-phosphate 5-dehydrogenase, whose product MRALHFGAGNIGKGFIGYLLSKNGYEVCFVDVNQQMIDHINSHNRYDVELLSDDRRIETISPVSALNSITQKDAVIERIVSADVITMSVGVQNLSKVAGVLAEGLKKRAAANRKNINVMANENAINASSTLRKEVAEHLTQEEMNEICTFTAFPNTAVDRLALSRQSESGEIPMVEPFYEWVIDQSEKVDDGLPGLQGVTYTQDLTPFIERKLYIVNMGHAAAAYLGHLKGYPTIRETLENTELEALVKGAMKEAAGYIVQTFQADPNELDQFIEKTVGRFKNPHVSDDVKRVGRAPVRKLGSRERLVHPTVSLFEKGHPVENLTEAIAAGFLFNAPEDEEAEKLQALIAENGIEKAVQIISGIKIQNLQSKIVSKYNTLKNG is encoded by the coding sequence ATGCGCGCGTTACATTTTGGAGCAGGAAATATTGGCAAAGGGTTTATTGGTTACTTGCTGAGTAAGAATGGTTATGAAGTATGCTTCGTTGACGTCAACCAGCAGATGATTGACCACATCAACAGCCACAACCGTTATGACGTTGAACTGCTAAGTGATGATCGCCGCATTGAAACCATTTCGCCAGTTTCTGCGTTGAACAGTATCACTCAAAAAGATGCGGTGATCGAAAGGATTGTAAGTGCAGATGTCATTACCATGTCAGTCGGCGTACAGAACCTTTCCAAGGTAGCAGGCGTGCTCGCTGAAGGATTAAAAAAGAGAGCTGCTGCAAACCGGAAGAACATCAATGTGATGGCGAATGAGAACGCCATTAACGCAAGTTCAACCTTGCGAAAAGAAGTAGCTGAACATCTTACGCAGGAAGAAATGAATGAGATCTGCACGTTCACAGCCTTTCCAAATACTGCCGTTGACCGATTGGCATTATCAAGGCAAAGTGAAAGTGGAGAGATTCCAATGGTTGAGCCTTTTTACGAATGGGTGATTGATCAGTCTGAAAAAGTGGATGATGGTCTTCCCGGGCTTCAAGGGGTGACTTATACGCAGGACTTAACACCTTTTATAGAGAGAAAGCTATATATCGTAAATATGGGACATGCTGCCGCCGCTTATCTGGGTCATTTAAAAGGGTATCCAACGATTAGAGAAACGCTTGAAAACACTGAGCTTGAAGCGCTAGTTAAAGGCGCAATGAAGGAAGCTGCCGGTTATATCGTACAGACATTTCAGGCGGATCCGAATGAGTTGGACCAATTCATTGAGAAGACAGTGGGCCGGTTCAAAAATCCGCATGTCAGTGATGATGTGAAAAGGGTTGGCAGAGCGCCGGTCAGAAAGCTTGGATCCCGTGAGCGTCTCGTGCATCCGACAGTGTCATTATTTGAAAAAGGTCACCCGGTTGAAAATCTGACAGAAGCAATTGCTGCAGGGTTTCTATTTAATGCCCCTGAGGATGAAGAAGCTGAAAAACTTCAGGCACTCATCGCAGAAAATGGAATCGAAAAGGCAGTTCAGATCATCAGTGGTATAAAAATTCAAAACCTTCAAAGCAAAATTGTCAGCAAATATAACACTTTAAAAAACGGATAG
- the hxlB gene encoding 6-phospho-3-hexuloisomerase: MTQYHESAKEITNELANTLQNVNAEDVAHLMEEISRADKVFFVGVGRVLLSLKSIAKRLAHLGVNTYVVGQITEPAITDKDLLIVGSGSGETAFPLIIAKKAKQHNARVAHIGANPESSMREFSDVFVRIPVSTKLNRPNEIPSVQPMTSLFEQSLLLLGDTVALMMIKEQDIDMKNLWEYHANLE, encoded by the coding sequence ATGACTCAATATCATGAATCTGCCAAAGAGATTACAAACGAACTGGCTAACACACTGCAGAATGTGAATGCTGAAGATGTAGCGCACTTAATGGAAGAAATCAGCCGTGCCGATAAAGTGTTTTTTGTAGGCGTGGGAAGAGTCCTGCTTTCCTTGAAATCCATTGCAAAAAGACTGGCTCACCTCGGTGTGAACACTTACGTTGTTGGTCAGATTACTGAGCCGGCGATTACAGATAAGGACCTTCTGATTGTAGGGTCAGGCAGCGGTGAGACTGCTTTCCCGCTGATCATTGCGAAAAAAGCAAAGCAGCATAACGCACGGGTTGCCCACATTGGCGCTAATCCTGAAAGTTCAATGAGAGAATTCTCAGATGTATTTGTCCGCATCCCGGTCAGCACAAAGTTGAACAGACCGAACGAAATCCCATCCGTGCAGCCAATGACAAGCTTATTTGAACAAAGTCTGCTGTTGCTTGGTGACACAGTAGCGTTGATGATGATTAAGGAACAGGATATTGATATGAAAAACCTTTGGGAGTACCACGCAAACCTTGAGTAG
- a CDS encoding PTS sugar transporter subunit IIA, with protein MLADYLKGNIHFEEGSSTWEESIKAAAEPLLSKRFITEDYVQDMIKNVQVNGSYIVIAPGIAMPHAQNQGGVLKTGISFLKLENSVTYPEEKDVNILFVLAAEDSEGHLELISDLSSLLIDEDVMEQLKQSTSEEEVLNLIEALE; from the coding sequence ATGTTAGCAGATTATTTAAAAGGAAATATTCATTTTGAAGAGGGATCGTCAACGTGGGAAGAATCAATCAAAGCTGCTGCTGAACCACTTTTAAGTAAGCGCTTTATTACTGAAGATTATGTTCAGGACATGATTAAAAATGTTCAGGTGAACGGCTCTTATATCGTGATTGCACCGGGTATTGCCATGCCTCACGCCCAAAACCAGGGCGGCGTGCTTAAGACGGGTATTTCATTCCTGAAGCTTGAGAATAGTGTGACCTATCCGGAGGAAAAAGATGTGAATATCCTGTTTGTTCTTGCAGCTGAAGACAGCGAGGGGCATTTGGAGTTAATTTCAGATCTGTCATCTCTGTTAATTGATGAAGACGTAATGGAGCAGCTGAAGCAGTCAACCAGTGAAGAAGAGGTATTGAACCTGATCGAAGCACTTGAATAA
- a CDS encoding tRNA dihydrouridine synthase, with product MKDNFWHELPRPFFVLAPMEAVTDVVFRHVVSEAARPDVFFTEFTNSESYCHPRGKDSVKGRLTFTEDEQPIVAHIWGDKPEYFRQMSIGMAEMGYRGVDINMGCPVQNVAANGKGSGLIRHPETAAAIIQAAKAGGLPVSVKTRLGYTNVDEWHDWLKHVLEQDIANLSIHLRTKKEMSNVPAHWELIPEIKKLRDEIAPHTLLTINGDIEDRQMGLELAEKYGIDGVMIGRGIFHNPFAFEKEKKEHTSEELLDLLRLQLDLHDKYSRELEPRAFKPLRRFFKIYVRGFRGASELRNRLMETETTDEVRDLLNEFTEKNGVNEEQGFSVSK from the coding sequence ATGAAAGATAATTTCTGGCATGAGTTGCCGCGTCCATTTTTTGTGCTTGCGCCAATGGAAGCAGTGACGGATGTCGTGTTTCGTCATGTTGTCAGCGAGGCAGCGAGACCTGATGTATTTTTTACGGAGTTTACGAATTCGGAGAGCTATTGCCACCCGCGCGGAAAAGACAGCGTGAAAGGCCGCCTGACTTTTACAGAGGATGAGCAGCCGATTGTTGCGCATATCTGGGGAGACAAGCCTGAATATTTCCGTCAGATGAGTATCGGGATGGCTGAGATGGGCTATCGCGGTGTGGATATTAATATGGGCTGTCCTGTACAGAACGTGGCAGCAAACGGAAAAGGATCAGGTCTGATCCGCCATCCGGAGACTGCGGCTGCAATTATCCAGGCAGCGAAAGCGGGAGGTCTTCCAGTCAGCGTGAAGACGCGTCTCGGCTATACGAATGTAGATGAGTGGCATGACTGGCTGAAGCATGTTCTTGAACAGGATATTGCCAACCTGTCGATCCATCTGCGTACGAAAAAAGAGATGAGTAACGTGCCTGCTCACTGGGAGCTGATCCCTGAGATCAAAAAGCTGCGCGATGAGATTGCACCGCATACGCTCCTTACCATAAACGGTGATATCGAGGACCGTCAGATGGGCCTTGAGCTTGCTGAGAAGTATGGAATTGACGGTGTGATGATCGGGCGCGGGATTTTCCATAATCCATTTGCGTTTGAAAAGGAAAAGAAAGAGCATACGAGCGAGGAGCTGCTTGATCTGCTTCGTCTGCAGCTTGATCTGCATGACAAGTATTCAAGAGAGCTTGAGCCGCGTGCATTCAAACCGCTGCGTAGATTCTTTAAGATCTATGTACGCGGATTCCGTGGGGCGAGTGAGCTGAGAAACCGTCTGATGGAAACGGAGACGACAGATGAGGTGCGTGATCTGCTGAATGAATTCACAGAGAAAAATGGTGTGAATGAAGAGCAGGGGTTTTCGGTAAGTAAATAA
- a CDS encoding glycoside hydrolase family 10 protein, giving the protein MKESWKKLTGSVLSASLVLSSLGLAGSAVAEETVSEDVLAVMDQSGDRLEIDTTNQRSNDNRLVVFNDTFSYYTETDKGSFEVVLEKSGLTTYRVVKQTNGDSEIPENGLVLSTGDVTTDEIKGFLEQLETGETVTLHEPTVKQENMQSNAVDPTAQSNPGGAVFDGFRGPDQLIVYTPGFGSSTKTNQYGYEITVEDGFVTKLGGGNSAIPENGFVVSGHGVGSAWLSSNSIIGAKVTVNENGVVEITQDVESFQYQSRQSIEQAKNSIEKAKAEFLDVAMEEAEESVEKAEALLEDASQMNAEDPVRALHMTREATQIAYDAYYYSLPSNIAEQRGIWYRPEETTLEGVNQVLDRMEEAGFNSVYLETTFWGYTIYPSETMKAYGLPEQHPNFKNGDYGEYGKDLLKAYIEEGKKRGMTVQAWTDGFMIGHGSLGLPSQFQKYPEWAAIQRSNTTGKPAPDSSNQYYWLDIVQPDVQEFMLAIYEEMQSEYDIKGLNIDYMRYPHHGFDKSYGYSTEAREMYKEVSGIDPLDLTAADQDEWDAWQEWIRTKENEFVSKLHDQSKAIDKRFMLTATPEPGPEAVLIGDWKDDIDGVIPQAYGHDFNSIQNTVNASKKLMPEGTMYYTGIYSFYHHLSEMASVNDVMSAKYGTSGVNMFAFGQASAPSVDALGKGPWREKAINPGEEPIEASFAVLKDMQKQIGQNYIAGGAVKGKDAASIRKAVKNVEKSIQRDTFNTDEAYQNAQAIITELIETEKLNKALGERMLGQLEETKLWVNYSNQHHQ; this is encoded by the coding sequence ATGAAGGAAAGTTGGAAGAAGCTTACCGGTTCAGTACTTTCAGCCAGTCTGGTATTGTCGTCACTTGGTTTAGCGGGTTCGGCTGTTGCAGAGGAAACAGTTTCGGAGGATGTACTTGCTGTTATGGATCAGTCGGGGGATAGATTGGAAATAGATACGACAAATCAACGCTCCAATGATAACAGGCTTGTTGTGTTTAATGACACATTCAGTTATTACACTGAAACAGATAAAGGGAGCTTTGAAGTCGTTCTGGAGAAAAGCGGTCTTACTACATACCGTGTTGTAAAACAGACAAATGGTGACAGCGAAATTCCTGAAAACGGCTTGGTGTTATCAACTGGAGATGTAACAACAGATGAAATTAAAGGGTTTCTTGAGCAGCTTGAAACCGGGGAAACCGTTACTTTACATGAACCAACAGTAAAACAGGAGAACATGCAGTCAAATGCAGTTGATCCGACAGCACAATCAAATCCTGGAGGCGCGGTGTTCGATGGCTTCAGAGGGCCGGATCAGCTGATTGTATATACTCCTGGCTTCGGTTCATCAACTAAAACAAATCAGTATGGATATGAAATAACAGTAGAAGATGGATTTGTAACAAAGCTTGGGGGCGGAAATTCAGCAATTCCTGAGAATGGCTTTGTTGTGAGTGGTCATGGTGTAGGATCAGCCTGGCTGTCATCTAATTCAATCATTGGAGCAAAAGTTACTGTAAATGAAAATGGGGTTGTAGAAATCACCCAGGACGTTGAAAGTTTCCAATATCAAAGCAGACAATCTATTGAACAGGCAAAGAATTCTATTGAAAAAGCAAAAGCTGAATTTCTTGATGTAGCGATGGAAGAAGCTGAAGAATCGGTTGAAAAAGCGGAAGCGCTTTTAGAGGATGCATCGCAAATGAATGCGGAAGACCCTGTTCGTGCACTTCATATGACAAGAGAAGCTACGCAAATCGCCTATGATGCATACTATTATTCATTGCCTTCAAATATTGCTGAACAGCGTGGCATCTGGTACCGGCCTGAAGAAACTACTCTTGAAGGGGTAAATCAGGTTCTTGATCGGATGGAAGAGGCTGGCTTTAACTCAGTTTACTTAGAAACGACTTTCTGGGGCTATACGATTTATCCTAGTGAAACAATGAAAGCTTATGGGTTGCCAGAGCAGCACCCTAATTTTAAAAATGGTGATTATGGAGAATACGGAAAGGATCTGCTGAAAGCGTATATTGAAGAAGGAAAGAAGCGGGGCATGACTGTACAGGCCTGGACTGATGGTTTTATGATCGGACATGGTTCTCTCGGCCTGCCTTCCCAATTCCAGAAATACCCTGAATGGGCAGCGATTCAGCGATCTAATACAACAGGAAAGCCTGCACCGGACTCCTCAAATCAGTATTACTGGCTGGATATTGTGCAGCCTGATGTTCAGGAATTCATGCTTGCGATTTATGAAGAAATGCAATCTGAATATGATATTAAAGGCTTGAATATCGACTATATGCGTTACCCGCATCACGGCTTTGATAAAAGCTACGGATACAGTACAGAAGCAAGAGAAATGTACAAAGAGGTATCCGGAATTGATCCACTGGATCTGACTGCCGCTGATCAAGATGAATGGGATGCATGGCAGGAATGGATCCGCACAAAGGAAAATGAATTTGTCAGTAAGCTTCATGATCAGTCAAAGGCCATTGATAAGCGATTCATGCTGACTGCCACACCTGAGCCTGGACCTGAAGCAGTACTGATCGGAGACTGGAAAGACGATATTGACGGTGTTATTCCCCAGGCATACGGTCATGATTTCAACAGCATTCAAAACACAGTGAATGCAAGTAAAAAACTGATGCCTGAAGGCACAATGTATTACACAGGAATTTATTCTTTCTATCACCACCTGAGTGAGATGGCAAGCGTAAATGATGTCATGTCAGCTAAATATGGAACATCCGGTGTAAATATGTTTGCTTTTGGTCAGGCAAGCGCGCCTTCAGTGGATGCACTTGGAAAAGGTCCTTGGAGAGAAAAAGCCATTAACCCTGGTGAAGAGCCGATTGAAGCATCGTTTGCTGTATTAAAAGACATGCAAAAGCAAATAGGACAAAACTATATTGCCGGAGGAGCCGTTAAAGGAAAAGATGCAGCTTCTATCAGGAAAGCTGTCAAAAATGTAGAAAAATCAATTCAGAGAGATACGTTTAACACGGATGAAGCTTATCAAAATGCACAAGCCATTATTACGGAACTGATTGAAACTGAAAAGCTGAATAAAGCTTTAGGAGAGAGAATGCTTGGTCAACTCGAGGAAACAAAGCTGTGGGTAAACTATTCTAATCAGCACCATCAGTGA
- a CDS encoding DeoR/GlpR family DNA-binding transcription regulator gives MLKEERQQKIVEILDEEHKIIASDLSRRLSVSEDTIRRDLKELDKQGLVKRVHSGALRVGPPVVDFTTRQYISSDIKTSLAKKAMDFIRNDMVILIDGGTTNLQFVNQIPLSLKATIITNSPPIAMALGDHEDVEVIMVGGTLFKQSMVNLGIDTVEALDSMRADLYIMGVYNIDPHIGISVPSISEALVKRKMVSVSSKTLAMVTADKLDTVSNHIICPTSQLTYLITENVNEHVKRLYDNQEIVVVS, from the coding sequence ATGCTAAAAGAAGAACGACAGCAAAAGATAGTGGAGATATTAGATGAAGAACATAAGATTATTGCCAGCGACCTGAGCCGCAGGTTATCTGTTTCAGAGGATACAATCAGAAGAGATTTAAAAGAGCTGGATAAACAGGGGCTGGTCAAACGCGTTCATAGCGGCGCACTCAGAGTCGGTCCGCCGGTAGTGGATTTCACAACCCGGCAGTATATCTCAAGTGACATTAAAACAAGCCTTGCGAAGAAAGCGATGGACTTTATCAGAAACGATATGGTCATCCTGATCGATGGCGGTACAACAAACCTGCAATTTGTGAACCAGATCCCTCTATCATTAAAGGCAACCATTATTACAAACAGCCCGCCGATTGCCATGGCACTTGGGGATCACGAGGATGTTGAGGTCATTATGGTAGGTGGAACGTTATTCAAGCAATCTATGGTGAATCTGGGGATCGACACGGTGGAAGCGCTGGACTCTATGAGAGCTGACCTTTATATCATGGGCGTCTATAACATTGACCCTCATATCGGCATCAGCGTACCTAGCATTTCTGAAGCGCTTGTAAAAAGGAAGATGGTCAGTGTTTCGTCTAAAACGCTTGCGATGGTCACGGCTGACAAGCTTGATACTGTATCCAATCATATTATCTGCCCGACGAGTCAGCTGACGTATCTGATTACTGAGAATGTGAATGAGCATGTGAAACGGCTTTATGATAATCAGGAGATTGTTGTGGTTAGTTAG
- a CDS encoding PTS mannitol transporter subunit IICB yields the protein MTNVANVQDYGQSGDKKPSVRAKIQAMGGFLTNMVLPNIGAFIAWGILTALFIPTGWIPNEDLGQIVGPAITYLLPLLLAYTGGRMIAGQRGAVMGAIGAIGLIVGSDIPMFLGAMIIGPLGGYAIKKFDQLIENRIPAGFEMIVNNFSIGILGFGLMIISYLFIGPVIQSLNEAMTAAIQALVSTGFLPLLSIVNEPAKVLFLNNVIDQGIYYPLGLQETVEAGKSIFFTVASNPGPGLGLLLAFTLFGGKIARRTAPGAIVIHFLGGIHELYFPYVLMKPLTIIGMIAGGMSGIAVFSFFDAGLVAGPSPGSIFAYLALTPRGNFLGIISGVLVAAAVTFAVTSVILKLDKNKDEEADFSSSLAKSQSMKAEGKQLMNFSGETAEAAATKNVSKISFACDAGAGSSALGATTFRKKLQKKGITDIEVKHYRIEDVPEHSDIIVVHKNLSDRARMAHEDKRIITIESYLNDPSLDELLDQLEQEKK from the coding sequence ATGACAAACGTGGCAAATGTTCAGGACTATGGTCAAAGTGGAGATAAAAAGCCTTCTGTACGTGCAAAAATTCAGGCAATGGGCGGTTTCCTCACGAATATGGTTCTGCCGAATATTGGTGCATTTATTGCCTGGGGTATTTTAACCGCGCTATTTATTCCGACCGGCTGGATTCCGAATGAAGATCTCGGGCAAATCGTCGGACCTGCAATTACCTACCTGCTGCCACTGCTCCTTGCCTATACTGGCGGACGAATGATCGCCGGTCAAAGAGGAGCTGTAATGGGTGCGATCGGGGCAATTGGACTGATTGTCGGTTCTGATATCCCGATGTTCCTTGGTGCAATGATTATCGGACCGTTAGGTGGTTATGCGATCAAGAAATTTGATCAGCTGATTGAAAACAGAATTCCTGCCGGCTTTGAAATGATCGTTAACAATTTCTCAATCGGTATTTTAGGATTCGGTTTAATGATCATTTCTTACTTGTTCATCGGACCAGTCATTCAATCCCTGAATGAAGCAATGACTGCAGCAATTCAGGCGCTTGTGTCGACAGGCTTCCTGCCGCTGCTATCCATTGTGAATGAACCTGCGAAAGTGTTGTTCCTGAATAACGTGATTGATCAGGGGATTTACTATCCGCTTGGACTGCAGGAAACAGTTGAAGCCGGGAAATCCATCTTCTTTACAGTCGCTTCAAACCCTGGACCGGGTCTTGGACTGCTTCTTGCATTCACGCTATTTGGTGGAAAGATAGCCAGAAGAACAGCGCCGGGTGCGATTGTCATCCACTTCCTTGGTGGTATTCACGAGCTGTACTTCCCGTACGTACTAATGAAACCACTTACAATCATCGGTATGATTGCAGGAGGTATGTCAGGAATTGCAGTATTCAGCTTCTTTGATGCAGGTCTTGTAGCCGGACCAAGTCCGGGATCCATTTTCGCTTACCTTGCCCTGACACCAAGAGGCAACTTCCTCGGTATTATTTCAGGCGTCCTGGTAGCTGCAGCAGTAACATTTGCTGTTACATCCGTGATCCTGAAGCTTGATAAAAACAAAGATGAAGAAGCTGACTTTAGCAGCTCTCTTGCAAAGTCACAGTCAATGAAAGCAGAAGGAAAGCAACTGATGAATTTCTCAGGAGAAACTGCAGAAGCTGCTGCAACAAAGAACGTAAGCAAAATCTCATTTGCATGTGATGCAGGAGCAGGAAGCAGTGCGCTCGGTGCCACAACCTTCCGGAAGAAGCTCCAAAAGAAAGGGATCACAGACATTGAGGTGAAGCACTATCGAATCGAGGATGTCCCTGAGCACTCAGATATCATCGTCGTGCACAAAAACCTCTCTGACCGCGCAAGAATGGCCCATGAAGATAAACGGATCATTACGATCGAAAGCTATCTGAATGACCCGAGTCTTGATGAGCTCTTAGATCAGTTGGAGCAGGAAAAGAAATAG
- the hpaB gene encoding 4-hydroxyphenylacetate 3-monooxygenase, oxygenase component: protein MGISTGEQYIRRINQLKTNILLDGSGITGDISDHPAFKGVMASQAKLYDLQHQPELKEIMTYVSDTSGNRIGTSFLEPKTKEGLEKRRLMIQEWAKSHAGMMGRSPDYMNTILMVLNAAAELFTAEDEKCAENIRHYYDYVRENDLSLTHVFVSPQKDRSSKGGGDTAARMIKKTADGIVVNGSRILATQAGITDEILVYPVPSNIDDEAFSYAFAIPCDTPGLTFICRESFTYKESHYDHPLGSRYDEMDAIVLFDNVLVPWDRVFLHGSSIVKNLLYSQSRIFEHTAHQVVSKNVIKTEFILGTIQLIIDGINIGEYQHIREKFSEVAIALEVMKGLLHQSEKNAKVNQWGTLTPEPNPLLAAVNYYPRIYPRFMEIIQLISASGLVAIPSEKDFGGDQKEVLNHHLQSANQEGYERVKLFRLAWDLSMSAFGSRQKLYERFFFGDPVRLADQLYGRYDRGDSIEMVKDFLAGK from the coding sequence ATGGGGATCTCAACAGGAGAGCAGTATATCAGGCGGATCAATCAGCTGAAGACGAATATTCTGCTGGATGGAAGCGGGATTACGGGGGACATCTCAGATCATCCTGCCTTTAAAGGTGTGATGGCAAGCCAGGCGAAGCTGTATGATCTTCAGCATCAGCCCGAATTAAAAGAGATCATGACATATGTCTCTGACACATCAGGAAACCGTATAGGGACTTCCTTTTTAGAGCCGAAAACAAAAGAGGGTTTAGAAAAAAGAAGGCTGATGATCCAGGAATGGGCGAAGAGTCATGCGGGGATGATGGGCAGATCCCCTGACTATATGAATACCATTCTGATGGTACTGAATGCCGCAGCGGAGCTTTTTACTGCTGAGGATGAAAAGTGCGCAGAAAATATCAGACATTACTATGATTATGTGAGGGAGAATGACTTATCCTTAACCCATGTATTCGTCAGTCCGCAAAAAGACCGTTCCAGCAAAGGTGGCGGAGATACTGCAGCTCGAATGATAAAGAAAACCGCAGATGGCATTGTGGTTAACGGCTCCCGGATCTTAGCTACGCAGGCAGGTATTACTGATGAAATTCTTGTATATCCGGTGCCTTCTAATATAGATGATGAAGCCTTTTCCTACGCGTTTGCGATTCCATGTGATACGCCGGGCTTAACGTTTATCTGCCGGGAGTCCTTTACTTATAAGGAATCTCACTACGATCACCCGCTTGGCTCCAGATATGATGAAATGGATGCAATTGTCCTTTTTGACAATGTCCTTGTGCCATGGGATCGGGTGTTTTTGCACGGCAGCTCAATCGTAAAAAATCTTCTGTACAGTCAAAGCCGTATTTTTGAACATACCGCCCATCAGGTTGTCTCAAAAAATGTGATCAAGACAGAATTTATTCTGGGAACCATCCAGCTCATTATTGATGGGATCAACATTGGTGAATACCAGCATATACGTGAAAAATTTTCTGAAGTGGCGATCGCACTTGAAGTTATGAAGGGGCTTTTACATCAGTCAGAAAAGAACGCGAAAGTCAATCAGTGGGGCACACTGACGCCGGAACCTAACCCGTTGCTTGCAGCAGTGAACTACTATCCGAGAATCTACCCGCGTTTCATGGAAATCATTCAGCTGATCAGTGCGAGTGGGCTTGTTGCCATTCCGTCTGAAAAAGACTTTGGAGGAGATCAGAAAGAGGTGCTGAATCATCATTTACAATCTGCCAATCAGGAAGGTTATGAACGGGTAAAACTATTCCGTCTGGCATGGGATTTGTCGATGAGTGCCTTTGGGTCGAGACAGAAGCTGTATGAACGGTTCTTTTTCGGTGATCCTGTCAGACTTGCAGATCAGTTATATGGCAGATATGACAGAGGGGACTCGATTGAGATGGTGAAGGATTTTCTTGCTGGAAAGTAG
- a CDS encoding ribulose-phosphate 3-epimerase, which produces MQNRKIDIAPSIMCADLCNLEAGVNNIEELGLDLLHVDVIDGYFSPSMPLGIDTIKQLKTRTNMKFDVHIMAKDNEYFIQEMIQIGAEQITFHLETSNHVDRHLQLVKKSGLRAGIALNPATPLSELEYILPYCDTVLLMLINPGFATDKNEKQVAYAVEKVRDLRQLIDEKGLDTRIEVDGRVSFETIPGLVSAGADILVAGSTSLFAKGQSLEDNKKLMEEKIKAGLYEEAK; this is translated from the coding sequence ATGCAAAATAGAAAAATTGATATCGCGCCATCAATCATGTGCGCTGATTTATGTAATTTAGAAGCTGGTGTTAATAACATAGAGGAACTGGGGCTTGATCTATTGCATGTAGATGTAATCGACGGGTACTTCAGTCCAAGCATGCCTCTTGGCATAGATACGATCAAACAATTAAAAACACGCACAAACATGAAGTTTGATGTTCATATTATGGCAAAAGATAATGAATACTTTATTCAGGAAATGATTCAGATCGGTGCAGAACAGATCACATTTCACTTAGAAACAAGCAATCACGTCGACAGACACCTGCAGCTGGTGAAGAAAAGCGGATTACGTGCAGGTATTGCATTAAACCCGGCAACGCCGCTATCGGAGCTTGAGTATATTCTTCCGTACTGCGATACCGTTTTACTGATGCTGATCAACCCGGGCTTTGCAACAGATAAGAATGAAAAGCAGGTCGCTTATGCTGTTGAGAAGGTACGTGATCTTCGTCAATTAATTGATGAAAAAGGATTGGATACGCGCATTGAAGTCGATGGACGTGTTTCATTTGAGACGATTCCAGGATTAGTGAGCGCCGGTGCAGATATTCTGGTTGCCGGAAGTACAAGCCTTTTTGCTAAAGGTCAGAGCCTTGAAGACAACAAAAAGCTGATGGAAGAAAAAATTAAAGCAGGTCTATACGAGGAGGCAAAATAA